The Mercurialis annua linkage group LG8, ddMerAnnu1.2, whole genome shotgun sequence genome window below encodes:
- the LOC126659862 gene encoding lectin 8-like, with translation MPLINQNNASFFTILLFLLISDATSMSFSFNTFNKTNIRNITLQGNASHFESAIRLTENKPFQNSQATYVPQIHLWTDGPLEILADFVTNFTFSIDRQNNTNFADGLVFFLAKDYMTLNSTANPFVGVEFDVFNNPWDDIVGPHVGIDYMTLKSLKSSAWDANVQGRRMDAGISYNSLSKTMCVDYTGFKNNVTLLHGFCYKIDLRDYLPERVTIGFSASTGLFSESHIIHSWSFDASLRNLDVLAPTPSPPPQQGAPYPLPQQGAPSPPPQQGGPSPPLPGKRGLAGWVTGLIVMAVFY, from the coding sequence ATGCCTCTgatcaatcaaaacaacgcTTCTTTTTTCACAATTCTCTTGTTTCTATTAATCTCTGATGCAACTTCAATGTCATTCAGCTTCAACACctttaataaaactaatattcGTAACATAACGCTCCAAGGAAATGCATCTCATTTTGAGTCTGCCATTCGTCTTACAGAAAACAAACCTTTTCAGAACAGTCAAGCTACGTATGTTCCTCAGATTCATCTCTGGACCGACGGCCCTTTAGAAATTTTAGCTGATTTCGTTACCAATTTCACTTTTTCCATCGACAGGCAGAACAATACCAACTTCGCCGATGGGCTTGTGTTCTTCCTTGCTAAAGATTACATGACATTAAACTCAACAGCTAATCCATTTGTTGGTGTGGAGtttgatgtttttaataatCCATGGGATGATATAGTTGGTCCTCATGTAGGCATAGATTACATGACGTTAAAATCGTTGAAAAGTTCCGCGTGGGACGCTAATGTGCAAGGGAGACGGATGGATGCTGGAATTAGTTATAATTCCTTATCCAAAACTATGTGCGTTGACTACACTGGATTTAAGAACAATGTCACTTTGCTACACGGATTCTGTTATAAAATTGACCTGAGAGATTACTTGCCCGAGCGGGTTACTATTGGTTTCTCAGCTTCAACCGGGTTATTTTCTGAGTCACATATCATCCATTCCTGGTCTTTCGATGCAAGTCTTCGAAACTTGGATGTATTAGCCCCTACACCGTCTCCTCCTCCACAGCAAGGCGCGCCTTATCCTCTTCCGCAGCAAGGCGCGCCTTCTCCTCCTCCGCAGCAAGGCGGGCCTTCGCCTCCTCTGCCTGGCAAAAGAGGTCTGGCAGGATGGGTGACAGGGTTGATAGTTATGGCTGTGTTCTATTAA